A segment of the Hallerella succinigenes genome:
CTAGGAGTCAAAACATGTCTCAGAGAATCGCATTTGCTGGTGCAGGTAACATGGGCGGAGCCATTCTCCGCGGATTGCTTCAGGCGGGGCACAATCCCCAGGACGTTCTCTTTTTTGAACCCTTTGAAAGCACGGCAAAATCCGTCGCCGATCTCGGGGCCGTTCGTTACAGCGACTTCGGAAAAATGGCAAACGAAGCCGACGTTCTTTTCCTTTGCGTCAAGCCTCAAATTTTCAAGGCGGTCGCGAGCGAATGGAATGCCAGCGCCCAAAGCAACACGTCCAAACCGGAAATCATTTCCATCATGGCCGGGGTTTCTCGCCAAAAAATTCTGGACGCGCTGAACTTTGCCCACGGCGACGTCGTCCGGGTCATGCCCAATTTGCCATTGACCGTCGGGAAAGGCGCCATCGCCATCGCTTCGGACGGCGTTTCCCAAGAATCCCTCGAAGTCGCTAAAGAACTCCTTTCGACTGTCGGCATCACCGTGACCGTCGGTGAAAACCTAATTGACGCGGTGACGGGCCTTTCGGGCAGCGCTCCGGCTTATGTCTTCGAATTCATCGAAGGTCTTGTGCGTGGCGGTGTGAAGATGGGCCTTTCCCGCCCTGTCGCAATGCAGCTGACTCTCGCCACCATCGAAGGCAGCGTCGAACTGCTGAAAAAATCCGGCAAGGACACAGGTGAACTCTCCGCCATGGTTTCTTCCCCGGCCGGCACGACGATTGCAGGCGTCCAGGTTCTGGAAGACGCCGGTCTTCGTGGAACCTTGATGCACACGGTCGAAGCGGCAACGCTCCGTTCCCAGGCTCTCGGCAAATAAAATTCCATGGGCAAAACTCGGATTTTCTTCCTTTCCGAAGAGAACGAAAGCATTTCTTTTTTAGAAGACGTGCTTTCCAACGTGGACGGGTATGAAACCTTTCTTTGCCCAGACTCTTTGAATGCCGTCGAAGATTTCCGCCGATTTCTCCCGGCAATAGCTGTAGTCGATTTGGACAAGACATACCCCGAATCGCTCTTTCAGACCTTGCAGGATATTTCTCCGGCAACGCGCTTTATGGGCGTCGGTTCGGACATTCTCCATTTAAATCCATTCCAGCAGCGATTGTACAGCGGCGTCTTAAGCAAAGAAGAACTCCGGCTGCGCTTTATGACTGTCGTCAATGAACTCAAGCAGCAGTCCGAAATCCTTGCCGCCATCAAAGAATCCCTGAAAAAAATTGTCGGAAAAAGCGACGCCATCAAACGCCTTTACGACTC
Coding sequences within it:
- the proC gene encoding pyrroline-5-carboxylate reductase gives rise to the protein MSQRIAFAGAGNMGGAILRGLLQAGHNPQDVLFFEPFESTAKSVADLGAVRYSDFGKMANEADVLFLCVKPQIFKAVASEWNASAQSNTSKPEIISIMAGVSRQKILDALNFAHGDVVRVMPNLPLTVGKGAIAIASDGVSQESLEVAKELLSTVGITVTVGENLIDAVTGLSGSAPAYVFEFIEGLVRGGVKMGLSRPVAMQLTLATIEGSVELLKKSGKDTGELSAMVSSPAGTTIAGVQVLEDAGLRGTLMHTVEAATLRSQALGK